A genomic region of Zalophus californianus isolate mZalCal1 chromosome 1, mZalCal1.pri.v2, whole genome shotgun sequence contains the following coding sequences:
- the LOC113918249 gene encoding keratin-associated protein 13-1-like, whose product MSYSCRSGNYSSRSLGAYLRSPSSFCGSSCPSNLVYRTDLCSPSTCQLGSSLPSGCQETCCEPTSCQTSRVASSPCQMSCHRPRTSTLCSPCQTTCSGSVGIGSSSCRSLGYGSRSCYSLGCGSQGFRSLGYGVYGFPSLGYGSRFCRPTYFTSRSCQSSCYRPT is encoded by the coding sequence ATGTCTTACAGCTGCCGCTCTGGAAACTACTCCTCCCGCTCCCTTGGGGCATACCTGCGATCCCCAAGCTCCTTCTGTGGCTCTTCCTGCCCCAGCAACCTGGTCTACCGCACTGACCTCTGCTCTCCCAGCACCTGCCAGCTGGGATCCTCTCTCCCCAGTGGCTGTCAGGAGACCTGCTGTGAGCCCACCAGCTGCCAGACATCCCGTGTGGCGTCCAGCCCCTGCCAGATGTCCTGCCACCGCCCGAGGACCTCCACGCTCTGCAGTCCTTGCCAGACGACTTGCTCTGGGTCTGTGGGCATTGGGTCCAGCAGCTGCCGTTCCCTGGGCTATGGATCTAGAAGCTGCTACTCACTAGGTTGTGGATCCCAGGGCTTCAGATCACTGGGTTATGGAGTCTATggcttcccttctctgggctATGGATCCAGATTCTGCCGCCCAACCTACTTCACTTCCAGAAGCTGCCAGTCATCGTGTTATAGACCAACCTGA